The Flavobacterium marginilacus genome window below encodes:
- the rpsM gene encoding 30S ribosomal protein S13, protein MARIAGVDIPKNKRGVIALTYIFGLGKSRAIEILEKAQVSQDKKVQEWNDDEIGAIREAVSSFKIEGELRSEISLNIKRLMDIGCYRGIRHRSGLPLRGQRTKNNSRTRKGKRKTVANKKKATK, encoded by the coding sequence ATGGCAAGAATAGCAGGGGTAGATATCCCAAAAAACAAAAGAGGTGTTATAGCACTTACCTATATCTTTGGATTAGGAAAAAGTAGAGCTATTGAGATTTTAGAGAAAGCTCAAGTTAGCCAAGATAAAAAAGTTCAAGAATGGAATGATGATGAAATCGGAGCAATTCGTGAAGCAGTTTCATCTTTCAAAATTGAAGGAGAATTACGTTCTGAAATTTCTTTGAACATCAAACGTTTAATGGATATTGGATGTTATAGAGGAATTCGTCATAGATCTGGTCTTCCTTTGAGAGGACAAAGAACTAAAAACAATTCTAGAACAAGAAAAGGTAAAAGAAAAACTGTTGCTAACAAGAAAAAAGCAACTAAATAA
- the rpsK gene encoding 30S ribosomal protein S11, with translation MAKATAKKRKVIVESTGEAHISATFNNIIISLTNKKGEVISWSSAGKMGFRGSKKNTPYAAQMAAEDCSKVALEAGLKKVKVYVKGPGNGRESAIRSLHNGGIEVTEIIDVTPMPHNGCRPPKRRRV, from the coding sequence ATGGCTAAAGCAACTGCAAAAAAACGTAAAGTTATCGTTGAATCAACGGGTGAGGCTCATATTTCTGCTACCTTCAATAACATCATCATTTCTTTGACTAACAAAAAAGGTGAAGTTATTTCTTGGTCATCAGCTGGTAAAATGGGTTTTAGAGGTTCTAAAAAGAATACTCCATACGCAGCTCAAATGGCGGCAGAAGATTGTAGTAAAGTAGCTCTTGAGGCTGGACTTAAAAAAGTTAAAGTTTATGTAAAAGGACCAGGAAATGGACGTGAGTCTGCTATCCGTTCTTTGCATAATGGTGGAATTGAAGTTACAGAGATTATCGATGTTACTCCAATGCCTCACAACGGATGTCGTCCTCCAAAAAGACGTAGAGTATAA
- the rpsD gene encoding 30S ribosomal protein S4 has protein sequence MARYTGPSTRIARKFGEAIFGDDKAFEKRNYPPGQHGMAKKRGKKSEYAVQLMEKQKAKYSYGILEKQFRNLFEKASATKGVTGEVLLQLCEARLDNVVFRMGIAPSRRGARQIVSHRHITVNGEVVNIPSYHLKPGDKVAVREKSKSLEAIERSLSNSSHVYEWITWNQDLKEGTFVSVPARLQIPENIKEQLIVELYNK, from the coding sequence ATGGCAAGATATACTGGTCCAAGCACAAGAATCGCACGTAAATTCGGCGAAGCAATTTTCGGAGATGATAAAGCTTTCGAAAAAAGAAATTATCCTCCTGGGCAACACGGGATGGCTAAAAAAAGAGGAAAAAAATCTGAGTATGCTGTTCAGTTAATGGAAAAGCAAAAAGCTAAATATTCTTATGGAATTTTAGAAAAACAATTCAGAAATTTATTCGAAAAAGCATCAGCTACTAAAGGGGTTACTGGTGAGGTTTTATTACAATTATGTGAAGCAAGACTTGATAACGTAGTTTTCAGAATGGGTATTGCTCCTTCTAGAAGAGGTGCTCGTCAAATCGTTTCTCACAGACACATTACAGTTAACGGTGAAGTTGTTAATATTCCTTCTTACCACCTTAAGCCTGGTGATAAAGTTGCTGTTCGTGAAAAATCTAAATCATTAGAGGCTATCGAACGTTCTTTATCAAATTCAAGTCATGTTTATGAATGGATTACTTGGAATCAAGATCTTAAAGAAGGAACATTTGTTTCTGTACCTGCAAGACTTCAAATTCCAGAAAACATTAAAGAACAATTAATCGTAGAGTTGTACAACAAATAA
- a CDS encoding DNA-directed RNA polymerase subunit alpha produces the protein MAIFNFQKPDKVIMIDSTDFEGKFEFRPLEPGYGLTVGNALRRVLLSALEGYAITSVRIEGVDHEFSTISGVVEDVTEIILNLKQVRFKRQIEDIDNESVTISVSGKDQLTAGDFQKFISGFQVLNPDLVICNLDSKIKLNFDLTIEKGRGYVPAEENKKQNAAIGTIFTDSIFTPVKNVKYAIENFRVEQKTDYEKLVFEIKTDGSINPKDALTEAAKVLIHHFMLFSDERITLEADEIAQTESYDEESLHMRQLLKTKLVDMDLSVRALNCLKAAEVDTLGDLVSFNKNDLMKFRNFGKKSLTELDELVAIKNLTFGMDLAKYKLDKE, from the coding sequence ATGGCAATATTTAATTTTCAGAAGCCCGATAAAGTTATCATGATCGATTCAACCGATTTTGAAGGTAAATTTGAATTTAGACCTTTAGAACCTGGATATGGATTGACTGTTGGTAATGCACTTAGAAGAGTTTTGCTTTCAGCATTAGAAGGTTATGCAATTACATCTGTTCGCATTGAAGGTGTAGATCATGAGTTTTCTACTATTTCAGGAGTTGTTGAAGACGTTACCGAAATTATCCTTAATCTTAAGCAAGTGCGTTTCAAACGTCAAATTGAAGATATCGATAATGAATCAGTTACTATATCTGTTTCGGGTAAAGATCAATTAACAGCAGGTGATTTTCAAAAATTTATTTCAGGTTTCCAAGTTTTGAATCCAGATCTTGTTATCTGTAATTTAGATAGTAAAATTAAACTGAATTTCGATTTAACTATCGAAAAAGGTAGAGGATATGTTCCTGCTGAAGAAAACAAAAAACAGAATGCTGCAATAGGAACTATATTTACTGACTCAATTTTTACTCCGGTAAAAAATGTTAAGTATGCTATTGAAAACTTCCGTGTAGAGCAGAAAACAGATTATGAAAAATTAGTTTTTGAAATTAAAACTGATGGTTCAATTAATCCTAAAGATGCTCTTACTGAAGCTGCAAAAGTTTTAATTCACCATTTCATGTTGTTTTCTGATGAAAGAATTACACTTGAGGCTGACGAAATTGCACAAACAGAATCTTATGATGAAGAGTCATTACACATGAGACAATTGCTTAAAACTAAGCTTGTTGACATGGATCTTTCTGTTAGAGCATTAAATTGTTTGAAAGCGGCTGAAGTTGATACACTTGGTGATTTAGTATCGTTCAATAAAAATGACCTAATGAAGTTCCGTAATTTTGGTAAAAAATCTTTAACTGAGCTAGATGAACTAGTTGCAATTAAGAATTTAACTTTCGGAATGGATTTGGCAAAATACAAATTAGATAAAGAATAA
- the rplQ gene encoding 50S ribosomal protein L17: MRHGKKFNHLSRQTAHRSSMLANMACSLIEHKRINTTVAKAKALKQFVEPLITKSKSDTTHNRRIVFAYLRSKYAVTDLFRDVAAKVGDRPGGYTRIIKVGNRLGDNADMAMIELVDFNELYNGGKKEVKKAKSRRGGKAKKAEEATEAPVAEAEPTTDAAE, translated from the coding sequence ATGAGACACGGAAAAAAATTCAATCACTTAAGCAGACAGACTGCACATAGAAGTTCTATGTTGGCTAATATGGCTTGTTCTCTTATTGAGCACAAACGTATTAATACTACTGTTGCTAAAGCTAAAGCGCTTAAACAATTTGTTGAGCCGCTTATAACAAAATCAAAATCTGATACTACTCATAATCGTCGTATCGTTTTTGCTTACTTACGTAGTAAATATGCAGTAACTGATTTATTCAGAGATGTTGCAGCTAAAGTAGGTGACCGTCCAGGAGGATACACTCGTATCATTAAAGTTGGAAATCGTTTAGGAGATAATGCTGATATGGCAATGATCGAATTAGTTGATTTCAATGAACTTTACAACGGAGGTAAAAAAGAAGTTAAAAAAGCAAAAAGCCGTCGTGGCGGGAAAGCTAAAAAAGCAGAGGAAGCTACTGAAGCTCCAGTTGCTGAAGCTGAACCAACAACTGATGCAGCTGAATAA
- the carA gene encoding glutamine-hydrolyzing carbamoyl-phosphate synthase small subunit — MKYTTRKSAILLLSDGTIFHGKSIGIPGKTFGEVCFNTGMTGYQEIFTDPSYFGQLMVATNAHIGNYGVNDKEVESNSIKIAGLVCKNFSFNYSRIDSSGSLEDYFAKQNLICISDVDTRALVSYIRENGAMNAVICTDETPIEELKAMLAEVPDMKGLELASKVSTLEPYFYGDENATYKIAALDLGIKENILRNLAKRDCYIKVFPYNASYTELASFNPDGFFLSNGPGDPDPLESAIQVAKEILENNKPLFGICLGHQVIALANGVSTYKMFNGHRGINHPVKNIISDRGEITSQNHGFAVNKEELDQHPDLEITHLHLNDGTVAGMRMKNKNCFSVQYHPEASPGPHDSSYLFDQFIENIKSA, encoded by the coding sequence ATGAAATATACAACACGAAAAAGCGCTATTCTTTTATTAAGTGACGGAACTATCTTCCATGGTAAATCGATTGGAATCCCTGGAAAAACATTTGGTGAAGTTTGTTTTAATACTGGTATGACCGGATATCAAGAGATTTTTACAGATCCTTCATATTTTGGTCAATTGATGGTTGCTACAAATGCTCACATTGGGAATTATGGAGTAAATGATAAAGAAGTTGAATCCAACAGTATAAAAATTGCTGGATTGGTTTGTAAAAACTTTAGTTTTAATTATTCTAGAATTGACTCATCAGGAAGTCTAGAAGATTATTTTGCTAAACAGAATTTAATTTGTATTTCAGATGTTGATACACGTGCGTTAGTGAGTTACATACGTGAAAACGGGGCTATGAACGCTGTCATCTGTACAGATGAAACTCCAATTGAAGAATTGAAAGCGATGCTAGCTGAAGTTCCAGACATGAAAGGTTTAGAATTAGCTTCGAAAGTTTCTACATTAGAACCTTATTTTTATGGTGATGAGAATGCTACCTATAAAATTGCAGCTTTAGATTTAGGAATAAAAGAAAACATTCTTAGAAATTTAGCTAAAAGAGACTGTTATATTAAAGTTTTCCCATATAACGCTTCTTACACTGAATTGGCATCTTTTAACCCAGACGGTTTTTTCTTGTCTAATGGCCCTGGAGATCCAGATCCTTTGGAAAGCGCTATACAAGTAGCGAAGGAAATACTTGAAAATAATAAACCTCTGTTTGGTATTTGTCTAGGGCATCAGGTTATTGCTTTGGCAAACGGTGTTTCTACTTATAAAATGTTCAATGGGCATAGAGGAATTAATCATCCTGTAAAAAATATAATTAGTGATCGTGGGGAGATTACTTCGCAAAATCATGGTTTCGCTGTGAATAAAGAAGAATTAGATCAGCATCCAGATTTAGAAATAACACATTTGCATTTAAATGACGGGACTGTGGCAGGTATGAGAATGAAAAATAAAAATTGTTTCTCTGTGCAGTATCACCCAGAAGCAAGCCCAGGTCCGCACGATTCTTCTTATCTTTTTGACCAGTTTATAGAAAATATCAAATCAGCATAA
- the eno gene encoding phosphopyruvate hydratase, translating into MSIIVKIHARQIFDSRGNPTVEVDVVTENGVLGRAAVPSGASTGKFEAVELRDGGKSFLGRGVLKAVENVNTKIAEELIGISVFEQNLIDQAMIDLDGTPNKANLGANAILGVSLAVAKAAANELGLPLYRYVGGVSANTLPVPMMNIINGGSHSDAPIAFQEFMIFPVKATSFTHAMQMGTEIFHNLKKVLHDRGLSTAVGDEGGFAPNLAGGTEDALDTIKLAVEKAGYSFGDEIMVALDCASSEFYSDGKYDYSKFEGPTGKIRTSAEQVEYLAELVAKYPIISIEDGMDENDWDGWKLLTEKIGTKTQLVGDDLFVTNVERLSTGIEKGIANSILIKVNQIGTLSETIAAVNMAKNAGYTSVMSHRSGETEDNTIADLAVALNCGQIKTGSASRSDRMAKYNQLLRIEEELGTSAYFPGKKAFKIK; encoded by the coding sequence ATGAGTATTATTGTTAAAATTCACGCAAGACAAATTTTCGATTCAAGAGGTAATCCTACAGTAGAAGTAGACGTAGTAACAGAAAACGGAGTTTTAGGAAGAGCTGCTGTTCCTTCAGGAGCATCAACTGGAAAATTCGAAGCTGTTGAATTGCGCGATGGAGGAAAATCTTTTCTTGGGAGAGGAGTTTTAAAAGCCGTTGAAAATGTAAATACTAAAATTGCTGAAGAGTTAATTGGAATTTCAGTTTTTGAGCAAAACCTTATAGATCAAGCAATGATTGATTTGGATGGTACGCCAAACAAAGCTAATTTAGGTGCAAATGCTATTCTAGGAGTTTCTCTTGCTGTTGCAAAAGCTGCTGCTAATGAATTAGGTTTGCCTTTATATAGATATGTGGGTGGTGTTTCTGCAAACACATTGCCTGTTCCTATGATGAATATTATCAATGGTGGCTCTCACTCTGATGCGCCTATTGCATTTCAGGAATTTATGATTTTCCCGGTAAAAGCAACTTCTTTTACTCATGCTATGCAAATGGGAACTGAAATTTTTCATAATTTGAAAAAAGTATTGCATGATAGAGGTCTAAGTACTGCTGTTGGTGATGAAGGAGGATTTGCTCCAAATTTAGCAGGAGGAACTGAAGATGCATTAGATACTATTAAATTGGCTGTTGAAAAGGCTGGATATTCTTTCGGTGATGAAATAATGGTGGCTTTGGACTGCGCTTCATCTGAGTTTTATTCGGACGGAAAATATGATTATTCTAAATTTGAAGGGCCAACTGGAAAAATTAGAACTTCTGCCGAGCAGGTGGAATATTTAGCTGAATTAGTTGCTAAATATCCAATTATCTCTATCGAAGACGGTATGGATGAAAATGACTGGGACGGATGGAAATTATTAACTGAAAAAATTGGGACTAAAACTCAATTAGTTGGTGATGATTTATTCGTAACTAATGTTGAGCGTTTATCTACTGGAATTGAAAAAGGAATTGCTAATTCGATTTTGATTAAAGTAAACCAAATCGGAACATTATCAGAGACTATTGCTGCTGTGAATATGGCTAAAAATGCTGGGTATACTTCAGTTATGTCTCACCGTTCAGGTGAAACTGAAGATAATACAATTGCTGATTTAGCAGTTGCATTAAATTGTGGTCAAATTAAAACCGGATCTGCTTCACGTTCTGATCGTATGGCTAAATACAATCAATTATTAAGAATTGAAGAAGAATTAGGGACTTCTGCATATTTTCCTGGGAAAAAAGCTTTTAAAATAAAGTAA
- a CDS encoding citrate synthase, with the protein MSKIAILEIDGNKFELPVIIGSENEAAVDISKLRDMSGVITLDPGYKNSGACKSEITFLDGELGILRYRGYSIEELAEKSHFLEVSYLIIFGDLPSAERLEQFENDIRKHTLVSEEMKIILDGFPRTAHPMGVLSALTSALTAFNPKSVDASNEKDMYDAVCKTIAKFLVIATWTYRKSMGYPLNYYDNTIGYVENFMSLMFKLPTAPYTANPIVIDALDKLFILHADHEQNCSTSTVRMVGSSHAGLFASISAGVSALWGPLHGGANQAVLEMLEEIHAHGGDADKYLAKAKDKNDSFRLMGFGHRVYKNFDPRAKIIKKAADEVLSTLGVNDPILEIAKKLEAAALEDEYFKSRNLYPNVDFYSGIIYRALGIPTDMFTVLFAIGRLPGWIAQWKEMRENKEPIGRPRQVYTGYPLREYKK; encoded by the coding sequence ATGTCAAAAATAGCAATATTAGAAATCGATGGTAACAAGTTTGAGCTTCCAGTTATAATAGGGAGCGAAAATGAGGCAGCTGTTGATATTAGTAAATTACGTGATATGTCTGGTGTGATTACGCTTGATCCAGGATATAAAAATTCTGGAGCGTGCAAAAGTGAAATCACTTTTTTGGACGGAGAGCTTGGTATTTTACGTTACAGAGGATATTCAATCGAGGAGTTGGCTGAAAAATCTCATTTTCTAGAAGTTTCTTATTTAATAATTTTTGGTGATTTACCATCTGCAGAAAGATTAGAACAATTTGAAAATGATATTAGAAAGCACACTCTGGTAAGTGAGGAAATGAAAATTATCCTTGATGGTTTTCCAAGAACTGCTCACCCAATGGGAGTATTGTCTGCTTTGACTAGTGCTTTAACAGCTTTTAATCCTAAATCTGTTGATGCAAGCAATGAAAAAGACATGTATGATGCTGTTTGTAAAACTATTGCTAAATTCTTAGTTATTGCTACTTGGACTTATAGAAAAAGTATGGGGTATCCTTTAAATTATTATGATAATACTATTGGATATGTTGAGAATTTTATGAGTTTGATGTTTAAACTTCCTACTGCTCCATATACTGCTAATCCAATTGTTATTGATGCATTAGATAAATTATTTATTCTTCATGCTGATCATGAACAAAACTGTTCAACTTCTACAGTTAGAATGGTTGGTTCTTCTCACGCTGGTCTTTTTGCTTCAATTTCTGCGGGAGTATCTGCATTATGGGGGCCTTTGCATGGTGGAGCAAATCAAGCTGTTCTTGAAATGTTAGAAGAAATACATGCACATGGCGGCGATGCAGATAAGTATTTAGCAAAAGCAAAAGATAAAAATGATTCTTTCAGATTGATGGGTTTTGGTCATAGAGTTTATAAAAACTTTGATCCAAGAGCAAAAATTATCAAGAAAGCTGCAGATGAAGTACTTTCAACTTTAGGAGTTAATGATCCTATTCTTGAAATCGCTAAAAAATTGGAAGCAGCGGCATTGGAAGATGAATATTTCAAATCAAGAAATTTATATCCGAATGTTGATTTTTATTCTGGAATTATTTATAGAGCTTTAGGAATTCCAACTGATATGTTTACTGTTTTGTTTGCAATTGGTAGATTGCCAGGGTGGATTGCTCAATGGAAAGAAATGAGAGAAAATAAAGAACCAATCGGAAGACCTAGACAAGTTTATACGGGTTATCCTTTAAGAGAATATAAGAAATAA
- a CDS encoding dimethylarginine dimethylaminohydrolase family protein, producing the protein MLKLNVKNETSRLRAVVLGSAISNGPTPKADEAYDPKSLEHILANTYPVESDMIIETEAFNSVFQKYGVTVLRPKMIENYNQIFARDIGFVIDDIFVKSNILPDRERELDAIQYVIDQINPEKIIRPPEEVHIEGGDVMLWNQYVFVGTYKGSDYANYITARTNMHGVDFIKELFPNKIVKEFDLVKSKIEARDNALHLDCCFQPVGKDKGIIYKRGFREEADYMFLVDLFGKENLFHITRDEMYNMNSNVFSIDTNVVVSEKNFTRLNNWLRANGFIVEEIPYAEIAKQEGLLRCSTLPLIRD; encoded by the coding sequence ATGCTTAAATTAAATGTTAAGAATGAAACTTCGAGATTAAGGGCAGTAGTGTTAGGATCTGCAATTAGCAATGGGCCAACACCAAAAGCAGATGAAGCCTATGATCCAAAATCTTTAGAACATATTTTGGCTAATACTTATCCAGTCGAAAGTGATATGATTATTGAAACGGAAGCCTTTAATTCGGTCTTTCAAAAATATGGGGTTACAGTTTTACGTCCCAAAATGATTGAAAACTACAATCAAATATTTGCTAGAGATATTGGTTTTGTAATTGATGATATATTTGTTAAATCCAATATTCTGCCTGACCGCGAAAGAGAATTAGATGCTATTCAATATGTGATTGATCAAATAAATCCAGAAAAAATAATTCGGCCGCCCGAAGAAGTCCATATTGAAGGAGGTGATGTAATGCTTTGGAACCAATATGTTTTTGTTGGAACATATAAAGGAAGTGATTATGCAAATTATATTACTGCAAGGACAAATATGCATGGTGTTGATTTTATAAAAGAATTGTTTCCAAATAAAATTGTAAAAGAATTTGATTTGGTAAAATCAAAGATCGAAGCAAGAGATAATGCACTGCATTTGGATTGCTGTTTTCAGCCCGTTGGGAAAGACAAAGGCATTATTTATAAGAGGGGGTTTAGAGAAGAGGCCGATTATATGTTTTTGGTTGATCTTTTTGGTAAAGAAAATCTATTTCATATTACGAGGGATGAGATGTATAATATGAATTCTAATGTGTTTTCAATAGATACGAATGTGGTTGTTTCTGAGAAAAATTTTACAAGATTAAATAATTGGCTAAGAGCAAATGGATTTATTGTAGAAGAAATCCCATATGCTGAAATTGCAAAGCAAGAGGGACTATTAAGGTGTTCTACTCTGCCATTAATAAGAGATTAA
- the ctlX gene encoding citrulline utilization hydrolase CtlX, giving the protein MTQTTNSILMIRPVAFRMNEQTAVNNYYQKVLDGLLPATVNAKAQQEFDVFVDKLRSVGVDVTVVDDVENADTPDSIFPNNWISFHENGDVALYPMFAENRRQERREDILDILEEKGFIINNIMDYTSAEEDGFFLEGTGSLLLDRENGKAYCALSPRADEELFIEFCEDFEFTPVIFEAFQTVNNERKLIYHTNVMMCIGDTFAVICADSIDDKKERKMVLDSLKGDEKEIILITEEQVNNFAGNMLEVKGADDRRYLVMSASAHQSLTKKQVVQLEEHVTILSSNLDTIEACGGGSARCMMAEIFLPRE; this is encoded by the coding sequence ATGACACAAACAACAAACTCCATTTTGATGATTCGGCCAGTTGCTTTTCGTATGAACGAGCAAACGGCAGTGAATAATTATTATCAAAAAGTTTTAGATGGTCTTTTGCCGGCAACAGTAAATGCAAAAGCGCAACAGGAATTTGATGTTTTTGTTGACAAGCTTCGCTCAGTTGGGGTAGACGTAACAGTGGTAGATGATGTAGAAAATGCAGATACTCCGGACAGTATTTTTCCAAATAATTGGATTTCTTTTCATGAGAATGGAGACGTAGCACTTTATCCGATGTTTGCTGAGAACCGCCGTCAGGAACGCCGTGAAGATATTCTGGATATTCTAGAAGAAAAAGGATTTATAATTAATAATATTATGGATTATACTTCTGCAGAAGAAGATGGTTTTTTTCTGGAAGGAACAGGAAGTTTATTATTAGATAGAGAAAACGGCAAAGCATATTGTGCTCTTTCTCCAAGAGCAGATGAAGAGTTATTTATTGAATTTTGTGAAGATTTTGAATTTACACCTGTAATTTTTGAAGCTTTTCAAACGGTTAATAACGAGCGAAAACTGATTTACCATACTAATGTCATGATGTGCATAGGAGATACATTTGCTGTTATCTGCGCTGATTCTATTGATGATAAAAAAGAACGAAAAATGGTTCTTGACAGTTTGAAAGGGGATGAAAAAGAAATAATTCTGATTACTGAAGAGCAAGTGAATAATTTTGCAGGCAATATGCTCGAAGTAAAAGGAGCTGATGACAGAAGATATTTAGTAATGAGCGCTTCGGCTCATCAGAGTCTGACCAAAAAACAAGTTGTCCAGTTAGAAGAGCATGTTACAATTTTGAGTTCAAATTTAGATACAATTGAAGCTTGTGGCGGAGGAAGCGCACGCTGTATGATGGCTGAGATTTTTTTGCCGAGAGAATAA
- a CDS encoding MarC family NAAT transporter, with translation MDLFIYLFVALFSVLNPIGTVPIFVGLTQDDSKQECSRISLWTSINVFLILIISFFIGKYVLSFFGISIDSLRIAGGLIIVSSGFSLLSGKFNKKRGINKKIETDAQKRNDIALTPLAIPMLAGPGSISLLIAFYQEHHKTNELIIASLAILAIAIAIFIILRSAHYLAQILGASGIVAISRIVGFIVVAIGIQYIVSALINIIKSNLM, from the coding sequence ATGGATTTATTTATTTACCTATTTGTTGCTTTATTTTCTGTATTAAACCCTATTGGAACCGTTCCAATTTTTGTCGGCCTTACTCAAGACGATTCTAAACAGGAATGCTCAAGAATTTCACTATGGACTTCAATAAATGTATTTTTAATTCTTATAATTTCATTTTTTATAGGAAAATATGTTTTAAGCTTTTTTGGAATTAGTATTGATTCTCTAAGGATTGCAGGAGGATTAATTATCGTAAGCTCTGGATTTTCTTTGCTTTCGGGTAAATTCAATAAAAAGCGCGGTATCAATAAAAAGATAGAAACCGATGCTCAAAAAAGAAATGATATTGCATTGACACCGCTAGCAATTCCAATGCTTGCTGGTCCTGGGTCAATATCTCTATTAATTGCTTTTTATCAGGAACATCACAAAACGAACGAACTTATAATTGCCTCTCTAGCTATATTAGCAATCGCAATTGCTATTTTTATTATTTTAAGAAGCGCTCACTATTTAGCTCAAATACTTGGAGCTTCCGGAATTGTTGCCATTTCAAGAATTGTTGGTTTTATTGTTGTAGCTATCGGTATTCAATACATAGTCAGTGCACTAATCAATATCATTAAAAGTAATTTGATGTGA
- a CDS encoding CoA-binding protein → MKNKKTLIIGATTKPERAAFKAVNMLVAKGHSVLAVGQNAGEVAGVKINTKAIPVKNIDTISLYINPSRQKDYYNYIVEASPKRVLFNPGTENPEFYQLLELNNIKFEAACTLVLLTLNKY, encoded by the coding sequence ATAAAAAATAAAAAAACATTAATTATTGGAGCAACTACAAAGCCTGAAAGGGCCGCTTTTAAAGCAGTTAATATGCTTGTTGCTAAAGGACATTCTGTTCTTGCAGTAGGGCAGAATGCAGGGGAAGTTGCTGGTGTAAAAATAAATACGAAAGCAATTCCGGTCAAAAATATTGATACTATTTCACTTTATATAAATCCTTCACGACAAAAAGATTATTATAATTATATTGTAGAGGCTAGTCCTAAACGCGTGTTGTTTAACCCAGGGACTGAAAACCCAGAGTTTTATCAGCTTTTGGAATTAAACAATATTAAATTTGAAGCAGCCTGTACATTAGTTTTACTGACATTAAATAAATATTAA
- the recR gene encoding recombination mediator RecR: MEFSSKLIEKAVNEMAQLPGIGKRTALRLVLHILKQPKEQTVFLAQALVTMREEIKYCKSCHNISDKEVCEICTNSSRNHHIICVVEDIRDVMAIENTGQFRGIYHVLGGKISPIDGVGPSQLTISSLVEKAKLGQIKEIIFALSSTMEGDTTNFYIYKQIADLEIIVSTIARGIAVGDELEYADEVTLGRSILQRVPFEKSLKIN, encoded by the coding sequence ATGGAATTTTCTTCAAAATTAATAGAAAAAGCGGTTAATGAAATGGCTCAATTGCCTGGAATTGGTAAAAGAACTGCTTTGCGATTGGTTTTGCATATTTTAAAGCAGCCAAAAGAACAAACAGTTTTTTTAGCTCAAGCGCTGGTTACAATGCGTGAGGAAATTAAATATTGCAAAAGCTGTCATAATATATCGGATAAAGAAGTTTGTGAAATTTGTACTAATTCAAGCCGTAATCATCATATTATATGTGTGGTAGAAGATATTCGTGATGTAATGGCCATCGAAAACACAGGACAGTTTAGAGGGATTTATCATGTTTTAGGAGGTAAAATTTCACCAATAGATGGAGTCGGACCTAGTCAGCTTACTATCAGTTCATTGGTAGAAAAGGCTAAATTAGGGCAAATTAAAGAGATTATTTTTGCTCTAAGTTCTACAATGGAAGGGGATACAACCAATTTTTATATCTATAAACAAATAGCTGATTTAGAGATAATAGTTTCTACAATTGCAAGAGGAATTGCTGTTGGAGACGAATTAGAATACGCCGATGAAGTTACCCTTGGCAGAAGTATACTGCAAAGAGTGCCATTTGAAAAATCATTGAAAATCAATTAA